The genomic interval CCTGGGTCGATGTCAACTCGGCGGTGGCCGATGTGACGCGGGTATACAGCTTTTTGGGCAACCCCAATCTGCTGGCGGGCTACCTGATCCCGGGGGTGATGCTGAGCGCCTCGGCCGTGTTTGCCTGGCCCCGCTGGACGCCAAAGGGCCTGGCGGCTCTGGCTACAGTCATCAATACCCTGTGTTTGATTTTGACCCTCAGCCGGGGCGGTTGGATCGGCTTTTTAATCGCCGGGTTTGTGCTGCTCACCCTGCTGGTGCAGTACTGGAGTATATGGTTTACCCCCTTCTGGCGGCGCTGGGCGCTGCCGATCTTGCTGGGCGGGGCCGCCGCCGTGGTGGTGCTGGGGGTGCTGTCGGTCAGCTCCCTGCGGGCACGGGTGCTGAGCATGTTTGTGGGGCGGGCCGACAGCAGCAACAACTTTCGCATGAACGTCTGGGCGGCGGTGATCGACATGATCCGCGCCCGCCCCATCCTCGGCATTGGCCCTGGAAATTCGGCGTTTAACGCGATCTACCCACTGTTCCAACGGCCGCGCTATACGGCTCTGAGCGCCTACTCGGTGTTTTTGGAGGTGCTGGTGGAGGCCGGGGTGGTGGGCCTGCTGGCGTTTTTGTGGCTACTGCTGCTGCTGTTTCACCAGGGCTGGGTGCAGCTCCAGCGGCTGCGGGAAACCCAGGACGCCCAGGGCTACTGGCTGATGGGGGCGATCGCATCAATCACCGGTATTTTGGGCCAGGGCATTGCCGACACGGTGATGTATCGGCCCCAAATCAGCACGCTGTGGTGGATGGCGATCGCGATCGTCGCCAGCTACTACCCGGCCCAGCAACTGTTGGGCAAACGGTCTTTTAAGCTGAGGCCCGAGGGGCAGGACTGAGCGACCTTCTGCTCGGCGGGGACGGCTAGATTGCCGCCCCGCTAGATGAGCTCCTGGCTACCGTCCCAGGTGGCGTGGGGCATCAGCTTGACTTTGCCTTTGAAGGGCAGGGTTTGATCGATGGTTAGACTGCCGCCGTTGAGGGCCAGATGGGTCTTGAGGCGTTTTTTGGCCTCGGCGATCGATGCCACCCGCAGGTTGAGAATGTAGAGGTAGGGAGAAGGGCTTTGGTCGAGATCACTCGCGCTCTCCCAGATGCGGAGCCGAATGCCGTCGGAGTCGTTGATGATTTTGTAAAACAGCAGATGGTCGTCGGCTGGTGCGTACCGGCTGAAACTGGCGGAAGACGGAGTGGACATGTTCCAAAAACCAAAACCAAACGACCAGACCAAAAATCTTGACCATCAGCACCTTCCTTGAGATTACCCAGGAACGGATGCAAAATCTAAGGGGACTTCACAATTTCCTTACATTTGAATCGGCTATATGGAGTCCCTTTGAGGGCCTTTGAGGGCCTTTGCAGGGATAGACGGACCTAAATGTATGGCTACAGCTAACCTGATCTCCGGCGGGCCTAGCCCCACCTGAGACCGGCCGCAAGCAGCGCTATGGGCCGCTGGGCCTGACTTTTAGTATCTGCTAAATCGATCCGAGGGCCGAGGTTTTTGCGGCCTAACTCGGTAAAAATGCCTAAAAGTTTATGTTCCCTAAAGATTAGACGAAGCGGCCCGCCGCTCCATCTCCGTCCGCAGCGCCTTGATGGTGTCGATCAGGCTGGCCTCGAACAGGTTGTAAAACAAAGACTTAAACGGACCTACATCCGCTTCGGCCCGCACCTGCTGGGAGAGCAGGCACAGGGGTTCGCGACCCAGAGAGGCTGGGGCGGCATCGATGCGCCAGTGACCGTACATGTACTCAAGGTTGCCTTCGAGCAGGCGAAAGCTGATCTGCTGTCGGTCAAGCTCCAGGTTTTCGGTCAGCACCTTCGACTCCATGGTGGTGAGTAGAATGCGCCGCCGATCGATCTGTTCGACAATGGTGCGATCGCCCTCCGCCTCCACTACCCGGCTTTTGACCACCGTGGGCAGGAACGTCTCAAAACTGCTGTAGTCGGTCAGCACCGCCCAGGCCTCGGCCTGGGAGACCCGCGTGGCCAACATCAGGCCGTACTGGCCCTGGCCTCCCTTGACCACCACATCGCGTTTGGCCAGGGCAGCCCAGTCAGCATCGGTGAGTTTGGCCAGATACGCCTCGGCCGGCTGAACCTGACGGGATAAACGCGACATAATACCAGAGAACCAGACTTCAAATACTGTAGCGCAACCCGCGGCGGGCGCTACAGTATCGTTGGTTGTACTTACCGCCTGTTGGCAACTGCTATGCCCAGTTTTGATTCAGTTTTAGCGGCCTACCAGGGGCTACCTACCCGCGTGTCCAGTCTGATGCTGAGCACGGTCAGCGGTGAGGGCACCCCCCACGCCAGCTATGCCCCCTACGTGATCGACGACAGCTATCAGCTCTACATCTTTACCAGTGGCCTGTCGGCCCACACCCAGAATCTGCATACCACGGGGCTGGCCAGCGTGCTGCTGATTGAAGATGAGGCTGCGGCTGTCCAGGTGTTTGCCCGCCAGCGCATTACCTACGACTGTCGGGCCGAGATCTTGCCTCGGGGTACGGCCGCCTGGGAGGGCGTGGCCGATCGCTTTGAGCAGCGCTTTGGCGAGATCATTGCCATGCTGCGATCGCTGGACGACTTTCAAATCTTCTGCCTCAGCCCCCAGGGGGGCCGCTTTGTGATGGGATTTGGCGCAGCCTACGCCGTGGATGCTCAAAACCTCAGCCAGCTGGTAGGTCCACCCCAAACTGGAGTCGAAAACGCCGCGGTCCAACCCCAGGCGGGTTAGCCGTTGACCAGAATCGCGATGCCCAGCAGGGCAACCACTGCGCCCGCCACCGCCCTCAAACTGACGCGATCGCCCAGGGCCGCCGCCAGGGGCAGCACAAACAGCGGACTGGTGGAGGTCAGGGCCTGGGCAATGCCAGTGGCGGCATACTTGAGGGCTATCTGCTGCAGATAGATGGCCAGGTAGGTGCCCAGCACAGCTGCTAGGGCCACCCCTGCTAACAAGCGCGGCGATCGCAGGGGTCTGAGCGCCCCTACCACAGGTCCCCGGTAGCGCAGAATGCCCAACAGGATAATGCAGCCCCCACTCAGCCGCAGCAGTGAACTCCACAGCGGGGATACCGCCGTATCGGCCAGCATGGCCCGCGACATCACGGCCCCGGTGGCCTGCCCCAGGGCCGCCAGCAGACCGTAGCCCACCCCCCGGTAGTCCAAACGACCAGCGGCGGAACCTTCGGGCAGGCGCTCGGCGATCACCCACACCACCCCGGCCAGGGTGAGGCCAATCCCCATCCAGGCGCGGGGGCTGAGGGCCTCCTGCAAAAAGGCCAGCGCCATCAGGGCGGCGAGGGGGGGAGCCAGGGTTTCCAGCAGCAGCGCCCGGCGAGGGCCGAGCCGATTGATGGCCGCGAAGTAGGCCGTATCGCCCAGCCCAATCCCAATCACCCCGCTCAGGGCCAGCACGCCGATCGCCCGGCGGTCCAGTCCAGCGGTGCTCTGCCCCAGCAGCGCCAGGGTCAGGATTAGCAGCGTCAGGGCGATCGCCCCCTTGGCCAGGTTGAGCACCAGCGGCGGTAGTGCCTTACCCAACCGGCCAAACATAACCGTGGCGATGGCCCACAGCCCCGCTGCCATCAGTGCCGCTAGTTCCCCTCGCATAGACCCCTAATCGGCACTGGCCGATAGTTTGTCAAACCTGAATACTTTTACCCAGTACTGTCACCATAGCGGAAGCCAACAGAATCTTCACATTTCTGTCCCAGGATTGTGCTGATTGGCGACCTGGTCAGCGTAGAGAGAACCAGACAGTCTGACCAATCCTAGGAATTTTGAGTTATGCGCGTCTGGGCTCTAGCATCCTGTAGCGGGCTACTGGCTTTGGCGGCCTGTAGCGCCGAACAATCTAGCCCTCCCGACCTGGGCAATACTCCTGCCGATGGCGACGATGGGGTTGAGGTTAGCGCTCAGCCGGGTTTGCGGGCTATTTCCTCCAGCCCTATGGCCCGTCCGGAACTGCGCCCGCGCCAGGGGGGGCTCGACCAGGCGCGCTTCAGCCCCCGCCCGAGCGGCCTCAACCACGCCTCCACCCTAACCAACCGGACGGGGGCTGGCCGACCGCTGCCCCAGGCCGATCAGCTCCGACAGCGGCTGCAGCGCCTGCGCACCCAGCAGGGGGCGAGGTTATCTCCCCAGACACCCCTGACCACGGCCCCGCTGCCCGCCGCCCTTTCCCTCACGCCTCCCCGTCCGGCTGAGGCCCAACCGGTCAACCCGCTCGCGCCTCAGGCGGAGACCGCGCTCCCGGCTGTCCCGTCAACCCTCGAGTCTGGGCGTCAGCCCGGGGAAGTGGTCGCATTGTCGGCTCCGCTCCGGCCCAATGTCGCGGCCCCAGAACTGGGGCTGCCGTCAGCCGCCAGCAGCGCCATTGATCTGGGACCGGTGGCCTCCACTCAGGTGGGTGCCCCCCTGACTCCGCGCCGCCACCAGGGCTACAGTACCCGATCGCAGCAACCCGCTCCCGTGATTACCTCCGTTACCCCCGCCGCGCCGGAGGCCCTGACCGTCAGGCTGCACGGCGCACCATCGGCTGGGGCCGCTGACGCCGTAGCCGTGATCCCCGCCGGAGAGCCTGCTGCCCTGCAGCAACCCGAGGTAGGCGCGCCGGTGGTCGAGACTGCCGCTCCCGTAGCCGATCCCCTGGACCCTGCCGAGGCAGCAGACCCCGCTGCTCCTCTGGTCGCCTCGCCCCCAGCGCTGGTCCACCAGTCGAGTACCCCACCCGCCATCAGCCTAAGACCCCAGCCGATCGCAGCAACAGTCTCCGCGTCGGCTCACCACAGCCAAGGCCCCCTCGTCCGGCCAGCCGCAAGCGCCCTTCCCGAGAGCTTGCCCCTGCACCAGGACACCCCCCGCCTCAGTCCTGCGCGTCCGGCGGCCCAGGTTGCCGCACCTACCGCAGCTGTTCCCATTCCGCCTGTGTCCCAGCCGTTGGCGGTTGAGCAGCCCACGCTGCCCATCGGCACAGCCCTCGGCTCCCCCGTAGCTGGGACACCCATGTCCGAGGCACAAACCCTGGGCACCGATCTCCCCCGTCCGCTCGGGTCGGCCCACCAGAGCCAGAGTCAGCCAGAACCGCTCAGCCTCACCCCCACCGTTAGTACCAGCGTCAAAGACTTGCCTGCCGCCTACTGCGCTCGGGTTGGCGAACCGATCCCAATCGACGCCGCCCAGGTTGGGGCCGAGCAGCCGCTTGAGGCTGAAGCGGCGCTCCGCTGGCCCAGTTCGACGGATGCTGCCCTGGCACTGGGCGATGATCTGGATAAAGCCCAGCCTGCGGTGCTCTGCGCTGAATAGATCAGCCCTGCCAATCCCGCCAGTTCGGCGGGATTGGTCAATTAGGGCAGTCTTGCCCCTGGGGTTGCACAGCTGGCCTTTCGGAGGAGAGCCCTGCCCCAGACACGACCTGCGCCGTCAGCATGGTCATCTCAGTGCCGAGTCCTTAGAATGAACCGGGGCCACTTCCGCCGCTGGACGGCTCCACCGGGTTCCTTCCTTTGGCTTGACCATGCGACTGTACTGCGAAATTCGAGGCGTGGGCTTTCCCATCCTGTGTCTGCATGGGCACCCCGGTTCGGCCCAGGCTATGGCGGTGTTTACCGAAAGCCTGAGCGATCGCTACCAAACCCTGACCCCCGATCTGCGGGGCTACGGCCGCAGCCGCACCCCCCTGGACTTTGAGCTTCAGGACAGCCTGAATGACCTGGTGGAACTGCTCGACACCCAAAACATTGAGCGCTGCCTGGTGCTGGGCTGGTCCCTGGGGGGGATTCTGGCGATTGAACTGGCCCTGCGCCACCCCGATCGCATCGCCGGACTGATCTTAGTCGCTACGGCGGCGCGCCCGGTGGGATCGCATCCGCCTGTTACCTGGCCAGATCTAATCAACACCGGGCTGGCGTCGTTGATTAACCTGGCGATCCCCGGTCATCCCTGGGTAATTCAGACCCTGGGCAAGCGATCGCTCTACCGCTACCTGCTCCAACAGCACAGTTCTGGAGCCTACCATCGCCTGGCAAAAGAGGGGTTCTGGGCCTATCTCGGCACCTCTAAGCAAGCCAATCGAGCGCTAAACCGGGCCCTGGCCCAGCGCTACAACCGACTGCCCAACCTGGGGGCGATCGCCGCTCCCAGCCTGGTCCTCTGCGGGGCTCAGGACCGCCATATAACGGCCCAGGCCAGCTTAGAAACCGCGGCCCATCTGCCCCAAGCCGACAGTCGCTGCTATCCAGACACCGCTCACCTGCTACCCTGGGAAATTCCCGATCAGCTTCTGCAGGACATTCACCAGTGGCTAGAGCAGCAAACAGACGCCCTGGGGCTGAAGGACAGCTGGGCTGGGTAATCAGGTCTAGGATCGCCCGCTAAAGGCCGGAGTCGGAAACTCCCCCAGCGGAGCGTCCCACTCGCTGGTGATGGTGAGCTGCTCGGGACGGCTGCACAGCTGCACATTGACTTGAATGTTCTGCGCCCCCTCCTGCTCCAGATCTTCGATGTAACCGCCCTTGGCGGCGTAGGCTTCAGACTCACTGTCGAAGGGACCAAAGTAGTAGGTGCAGGTAGGCTGACTGGTCTTGATCTCCACCCACCAGTCCTTGCTCTGGCCTAAAATGCCCGCCAAAAATCGACCTAAAAAATTGTTCATAGATCCTGCCTATCTGCTGAGTTCTAAAGAGTTTTTGTGGGGCAAGCCCGGCTATAGACTGTCCTGAGGCAGCGCTATCCCATGTTTCGTTATACTGCCTTGCTTTTGATTTTGCAAAGAGGAAATTTGTAGTTGCGCCACCCATTGATGACGATAGATCTCATAGAGGGCCATGCCTGTAGCCACTGATGCATTTAGGCTAGGAACTGAGCCGCGCAGGGGAATGGAAACCAGCGTATCGCAGCTCTGCTGCACCGTCAGGCTGAGGCCGCTGCCCTCGGCTCCCACCACTATCACCGTTGGGCGATCGAAGGTGGTGCGATGCACCGGTTGGCTGGCCTCCGACGACAGGCCGTAGATCCAAAATCCTTTTTCTTTCAGGGTGTCAAGGGCACGTTTCAGGTTGACCACCCGAGCCACGGGCAAATGCTCCAGAGCCCCGGCGGCTACCTTGGCCACCGTGGCCGTCACCCCCGCCGCCCGCCGCTGGGGGATCACCATTCCCTGGGCGCCTAGGGCCTCGGCGGTGCGAATTATGGCTCCCAGATTGTGGGGATCGGTAATGCCATCGGCGGCGATGATGACCGGTACCTTGGCCGCACCGAGGGCGGTTTCGATCATCTCGTCGAGGTCGTGATAGGTGTGCGCCGCCGTCTGGGCCGCGATCCCCTGGTGGTTGGCGCCGCCGGTAATCTGGTTGAGGCGCTTGGTGTCAACCTCATCGATCACCGCACCGCTGGCCTTGGCCTCATCAATCAGCGGCAG from Leptolyngbya sp. KIOST-1 carries:
- a CDS encoding DMT family transporter produces the protein MRGELAALMAAGLWAIATVMFGRLGKALPPLVLNLAKGAIALTLLILTLALLGQSTAGLDRRAIGVLALSGVIGIGLGDTAYFAAINRLGPRRALLLETLAPPLAALMALAFLQEALSPRAWMGIGLTLAGVVWVIAERLPEGSAAGRLDYRGVGYGLLAALGQATGAVMSRAMLADTAVSPLWSSLLRLSGGCIILLGILRYRGPVVGALRPLRSPRLLAGVALAAVLGTYLAIYLQQIALKYAATGIAQALTSTSPLFVLPLAAALGDRVSLRAVAGAVVALLGIAILVNG
- a CDS encoding alpha/beta fold hydrolase; its protein translation is MRLYCEIRGVGFPILCLHGHPGSAQAMAVFTESLSDRYQTLTPDLRGYGRSRTPLDFELQDSLNDLVELLDTQNIERCLVLGWSLGGILAIELALRHPDRIAGLILVATAARPVGSHPPVTWPDLINTGLASLINLAIPGHPWVIQTLGKRSLYRYLLQQHSSGAYHRLAKEGFWAYLGTSKQANRALNRALAQRYNRLPNLGAIAAPSLVLCGAQDRHITAQASLETAAHLPQADSRCYPDTAHLLPWEIPDQLLQDIHQWLEQQTDALGLKDSWAG
- a CDS encoding HugZ family protein; this translates as MPSFDSVLAAYQGLPTRVSSLMLSTVSGEGTPHASYAPYVIDDSYQLYIFTSGLSAHTQNLHTTGLASVLLIEDEAAAVQVFARQRITYDCRAEILPRGTAAWEGVADRFEQRFGEIIAMLRSLDDFQIFCLSPQGGRFVMGFGAAYAVDAQNLSQLVGPPQTGVENAAVQPQAG
- the rlmB gene encoding 23S rRNA (guanosine(2251)-2'-O)-methyltransferase RlmB, which gives rise to MSTPKPSRNPKRPSGSKSRQQPEGYRGGKPRPAEGKPRYRDDKPGYKEGKPRYQGDKPRYGDEKPRYKGDKPRYDGAKPRPRDETPRYDSSKPRYEGSNRRGDDKPRYRDDKPRHQSDRPRYQGSDGRGESFRHRGDAGPPRSLGVSPQGLGSGDDQQDETDLIYGRHAVEAALQAHRPLNRVWVNDRIRYDPRFLPLIDEAKASGAVIDEVDTKRLNQITGGANHQGIAAQTAAHTYHDLDEMIETALGAAKVPVIIAADGITDPHNLGAIIRTAEALGAQGMVIPQRRAAGVTATVAKVAAGALEHLPVARVVNLKRALDTLKEKGFWIYGLSSEASQPVHRTTFDRPTVIVVGAEGSGLSLTVQQSCDTLVSIPLRGSVPSLNASVATGMALYEIYRHQWVAQLQISSLQNQKQGSITKHGIALPQDSL
- a CDS encoding SRPBCC family protein, whose product is MSRLSRQVQPAEAYLAKLTDADWAALAKRDVVVKGGQGQYGLMLATRVSQAEAWAVLTDYSSFETFLPTVVKSRVVEAEGDRTIVEQIDRRRILLTTMESKVLTENLELDRQQISFRLLEGNLEYMYGHWRIDAAPASLGREPLCLLSQQVRAEADVGPFKSLFYNLFEASLIDTIKALRTEMERRAASSNL
- a CDS encoding IctB family putative bicarbonate transporter, producing MLTSVWQQLTLSTFALEQWREASVIHQLLAPLRRWRQGSWLLRWGDWIGLAIVVVLFALAPYVSTTLIGVLLLAAAALWALLTLTDEAGTGMTPVHIAVAVYWGVMVMATALSPVRGAALSGLIKLSLNILLFLLVARVARQPRARGMLILAYILTTLPVAIYGLRQYFFGATALATWVDVNSAVADVTRVYSFLGNPNLLAGYLIPGVMLSASAVFAWPRWTPKGLAALATVINTLCLILTLSRGGWIGFLIAGFVLLTLLVQYWSIWFTPFWRRWALPILLGGAAAVVVLGVLSVSSLRARVLSMFVGRADSSNNFRMNVWAAVIDMIRARPILGIGPGNSAFNAIYPLFQRPRYTALSAYSVFLEVLVEAGVVGLLAFLWLLLLLFHQGWVQLQRLRETQDAQGYWLMGAIASITGILGQGIADTVMYRPQISTLWWMAIAIVASYYPAQQLLGKRSFKLRPEGQD
- a CDS encoding DUF1816 domain-containing protein; amino-acid sequence: MNNFLGRFLAGILGQSKDWWVEIKTSQPTCTYYFGPFDSESEAYAAKGGYIEDLEQEGAQNIQVNVQLCSRPEQLTITSEWDAPLGEFPTPAFSGRS